A stretch of the Polyangiaceae bacterium genome encodes the following:
- a CDS encoding peptidylprolyl isomerase codes for MQKWTALFFATLVLGALALVIFPADRRGASVGSVAADAGASDASDADVVDLDAATTDADTAAEPSGEIDPAQQADAGGTLLLSGEAPPGLAADAPKSVVFGVVLVTYRGAQGAPGAARVPATARSREAALELAKELAELAKTDFKAAVAKGDKGSMENAGRLPRGVLEPAPEYVLFSLPKGGVSEPVDTPRGYWIVQRIE; via the coding sequence ATGCAGAAATGGACCGCCCTCTTCTTCGCCACGCTGGTGCTCGGGGCTCTTGCGCTCGTGATTTTCCCCGCGGATCGTCGTGGGGCATCCGTGGGCTCGGTAGCAGCAGACGCGGGCGCGTCGGACGCATCCGATGCGGACGTCGTCGATCTGGATGCAGCGACAACGGACGCCGACACGGCGGCAGAACCATCGGGCGAGATCGATCCGGCGCAGCAAGCAGATGCTGGTGGAACGCTCTTGTTATCGGGTGAAGCGCCGCCAGGTTTGGCGGCGGATGCGCCGAAGTCCGTGGTGTTCGGCGTCGTTCTCGTGACGTATCGCGGGGCGCAAGGGGCGCCTGGTGCGGCTCGGGTGCCGGCGACTGCGCGTTCTCGCGAGGCTGCGCTGGAGCTCGCGAAGGAGCTCGCCGAGCTTGCCAAGACCGACTTCAAGGCGGCCGTGGCCAAAGGCGACAAGGGGTCGATGGAAAATGCCGGACGGCTGCCGCGCGGAGTGCTCGAACCCGCGCCGGAATACGTGCTGTTCAGTCTACCGAAGGGTGGCGTGAGCGAGCCTGTGGACACGCCGCGAGGGTATTGGATCGTTCAGCGGATCGAGTGA
- a CDS encoding zinc-ribbon domain-containing protein, with product MINVQCDGCKSPYQVDERRVPASGLKMRCSKCGNSILVEKPTVDLAGRSDLPVPASPRPKGVAPVFPRGPVLPKQGLPTPKAVVPTTPEKAALAFARGEGSRFDIPAMDDDALAELDLPSPATLVSKEKPVAVAMDPLADEGIRASDRPTAPRAVDEASVFDRITSDDHRRPSERPTAPHLPAVAVPKTSVTKAAERDVDVPPRGKATVRQMAAVIPDEMALDLPALAPSRDAIAPPLPQPNRSAAELSAAGTNPSARDANKAELPSPARPPAKRTLEIDLPDTGLPIDEAAMAFGEIDLPATVPAHAGAKGFGAIGLAAPAPPREPAKSFGEIDLPAVPAPSPSKSPAPAMKSRPGNADLPVLSDAAFGEIDLPVPDVATSDDGGFGEFELPAPEADASFGKLDLPLPVGQSGEHQFPPAAKPATTASAVAAFSVLGDLELPLTSESSMNLSAVVLPPSKPASPALDFALDELSLDAPASKPKAPSDATRQSMPSIPGEEFSLGVQTNNTPSPGPSKGTDITGGIGDEVELGVGDAGAADAAARKDKPAKGGRQDAAPAPAMSRKERLRRRALTMGIAVLVAVGGGSLALLPDIGPFGIYAITDTIKADDHARALMQLETNVQTMLDEDTAGSAARALTTAKAAQINLPRHRATAAYTAYVAFLSSIRHGPRASDETFGKQLLEFVADTPSRERMLAVAAKHKAANKLEAARRVVKDAGGPQSKDIDTLALIGEIELAAGMKEDALAVWKHAVSLREKSARALFGLARAQHAAGDFNAAEKNARAVIEVSPKHAGARILLATIIGRFPTTEGEAIALLSKVTDQGEVRTATSEGQIVQAFIEAGRIHLLRSRVSAAADAFAEALKMDPRNVQALIGDGELFFRSGRNSQALLRFEEAMRADDTSIPAKVGAIKTLLALERMKDAKDLAKKIREAKPELSIGAYWLGRVEEALGSKKDAETLYLEAIKLGGSDSDIVDAYVSLVALLSSVGRAEEAQAKLAEASAKYPDLAALHRAKGEVLSEAGRYAEARAEFEAALAKEDDLGTRFRLGVTLRRMRLFEEAMGVLDKLQTADKDYPGLALERGILYAEMGQSERALEMYAAALEKAPNDVDLKLRVGSTQVIAGHPDEAEKILREVLKDRAASADANHFLGRALLLKGGSAAEAIRFLDRATEIDANRAEYYLYVGWAANELNQVQRAEQAIQRALELDRELADAYWQRAILYHKQGRTLDALADLQVALAKRPSRYEAYATMALCYQDQARWPDATAAWIKAIEGNGSIAEWHYRLGKIYEGNGNRAAAAPELDKAVELVEAKPNMSQSWHFDLYFLYGETMQATGQKEKALKGYKRYLQLAPVNNAYRPDAERAIKLLEPRGPGSH from the coding sequence ATGATCAACGTCCAGTGCGACGGATGTAAATCTCCCTACCAGGTCGATGAGCGGCGAGTCCCCGCATCGGGGCTCAAAATGCGTTGCTCCAAGTGCGGCAACTCGATCTTGGTGGAGAAGCCGACGGTGGATCTTGCGGGACGGAGCGATCTGCCCGTCCCCGCGTCACCACGACCGAAGGGCGTCGCGCCCGTTTTTCCTCGCGGCCCGGTCCTTCCCAAACAAGGCCTTCCAACGCCCAAAGCCGTGGTTCCAACGACGCCGGAAAAAGCTGCGCTCGCTTTCGCGCGCGGCGAAGGCAGTCGTTTCGACATCCCCGCGATGGATGATGACGCTCTCGCCGAGCTCGATCTGCCGTCGCCCGCAACGTTGGTTTCAAAAGAAAAACCCGTTGCAGTCGCGATGGATCCGCTTGCGGACGAAGGCATTCGCGCATCCGACCGACCTACGGCTCCGCGCGCCGTCGATGAAGCAAGCGTGTTCGATCGAATCACGAGCGACGACCATCGCAGGCCGTCCGAACGACCAACGGCCCCGCACCTTCCCGCCGTTGCCGTTCCCAAAACGAGCGTCACCAAAGCTGCCGAGCGTGATGTCGACGTGCCGCCTCGAGGCAAAGCCACGGTGCGCCAAATGGCTGCGGTGATACCCGATGAAATGGCCCTCGATCTGCCTGCGCTCGCGCCGTCACGCGACGCCATCGCTCCTCCATTGCCGCAACCCAATCGTTCGGCCGCGGAGCTTTCTGCCGCTGGGACAAACCCGTCGGCACGCGACGCGAACAAGGCCGAGCTTCCATCTCCCGCGCGCCCACCAGCAAAACGCACGCTCGAGATCGACCTTCCGGATACAGGGCTGCCCATCGACGAAGCAGCAATGGCCTTCGGCGAAATCGACCTGCCTGCCACCGTGCCTGCGCATGCAGGAGCCAAGGGCTTTGGCGCGATCGGCTTGGCCGCTCCCGCGCCGCCTCGTGAACCGGCCAAGTCGTTCGGAGAAATCGATCTTCCCGCGGTCCCTGCACCTTCGCCATCCAAGTCCCCGGCTCCGGCGATGAAATCCCGCCCGGGCAACGCCGATCTACCCGTTCTGAGCGACGCGGCATTCGGCGAAATCGACCTACCTGTTCCCGACGTTGCGACGTCCGACGACGGCGGGTTTGGCGAATTCGAACTTCCTGCTCCCGAAGCCGACGCGTCCTTCGGCAAGCTCGATCTTCCGCTTCCGGTCGGACAGAGCGGCGAACATCAGTTCCCGCCTGCAGCCAAACCAGCGACGACCGCCAGCGCTGTCGCCGCGTTTTCCGTGCTTGGCGACCTCGAGCTGCCGCTGACGAGTGAATCGTCGATGAACCTCAGCGCGGTCGTGCTGCCGCCATCCAAGCCGGCAAGTCCTGCGCTCGACTTCGCGCTCGATGAATTGTCGCTGGATGCGCCCGCGTCGAAGCCGAAAGCGCCGAGCGATGCGACGCGGCAATCCATGCCATCCATACCGGGCGAAGAGTTTTCCCTTGGTGTGCAAACGAATAACACGCCTTCACCGGGGCCGAGCAAGGGCACGGACATCACGGGCGGTATCGGCGACGAAGTGGAGCTCGGTGTTGGCGATGCCGGTGCAGCGGATGCCGCAGCTCGGAAAGACAAACCTGCCAAAGGTGGTCGTCAAGATGCTGCGCCCGCTCCTGCAATGAGCCGCAAAGAGCGGTTGCGACGGCGTGCCCTCACCATGGGGATCGCCGTGCTCGTTGCCGTCGGCGGAGGATCCCTCGCGCTCCTGCCCGACATCGGTCCTTTTGGCATCTATGCCATCACCGACACCATCAAGGCCGATGATCACGCTCGAGCCCTCATGCAGCTCGAAACCAACGTTCAAACGATGCTCGACGAGGACACTGCGGGCAGTGCCGCTCGTGCATTGACCACGGCCAAAGCCGCGCAGATCAACTTGCCGCGACATCGAGCGACCGCAGCGTATACGGCCTACGTCGCTTTCCTCAGCAGCATTCGCCATGGACCGCGCGCAAGCGACGAGACGTTCGGCAAACAGTTGCTCGAGTTCGTCGCGGATACACCGAGCCGTGAACGCATGCTCGCGGTCGCGGCGAAACACAAGGCTGCAAACAAGCTCGAAGCCGCCAGGCGCGTTGTCAAAGACGCCGGCGGGCCGCAATCGAAGGACATCGATACCCTCGCGCTCATCGGGGAGATCGAGCTTGCCGCGGGCATGAAAGAAGACGCGCTCGCCGTGTGGAAACACGCGGTTTCGCTGCGGGAAAAGAGCGCCAGAGCGCTCTTCGGGCTCGCACGCGCGCAGCATGCCGCCGGTGACTTCAATGCAGCAGAAAAGAACGCTCGCGCAGTCATCGAGGTGTCCCCCAAACACGCCGGCGCTCGCATTTTACTCGCCACCATCATTGGTCGATTTCCAACCACCGAAGGAGAAGCCATCGCCCTCTTGAGCAAAGTGACGGATCAAGGCGAAGTGCGCACTGCGACGAGCGAAGGCCAAATCGTGCAAGCCTTCATCGAAGCTGGTCGTATCCATTTGCTCCGTTCACGTGTCTCCGCCGCGGCCGATGCGTTTGCCGAGGCCCTCAAGATGGATCCGCGCAACGTGCAAGCTCTGATTGGCGACGGCGAGCTCTTCTTCCGATCGGGCCGCAATTCACAAGCCCTGCTTCGATTCGAAGAAGCCATGCGCGCCGACGATACGAGCATTCCGGCAAAGGTCGGGGCGATCAAAACCCTTCTCGCGCTCGAACGCATGAAGGACGCCAAGGATCTCGCGAAAAAGATCCGCGAAGCAAAACCTGAATTGTCCATTGGCGCGTATTGGCTCGGCCGCGTCGAAGAAGCGCTTGGCAGCAAAAAAGACGCCGAAACGCTCTACCTCGAGGCAATCAAGCTCGGCGGCAGCGATTCGGACATCGTCGATGCCTACGTTTCTCTCGTCGCACTCCTGTCGTCGGTTGGTCGAGCTGAAGAGGCGCAAGCCAAACTTGCCGAGGCCAGCGCCAAGTATCCCGACCTCGCCGCACTCCATCGCGCCAAGGGTGAGGTGCTCTCGGAAGCCGGCCGCTATGCCGAAGCTCGCGCGGAATTCGAGGCAGCTCTTGCAAAAGAGGACGACCTTGGAACACGCTTTCGTCTCGGCGTGACGCTCCGCCGCATGCGCCTCTTCGAAGAAGCAATGGGCGTGCTCGACAAACTCCAGACCGCCGACAAGGATTATCCGGGCCTGGCGCTCGAACGAGGCATCCTTTATGCAGAAATGGGGCAAAGCGAACGGGCCCTCGAGATGTACGCCGCAGCGCTCGAAAAAGCGCCCAACGACGTCGACCTCAAGCTCCGCGTAGGATCGACGCAGGTCATTGCTGGACACCCCGACGAAGCAGAAAAAATCCTACGCGAAGTATTGAAAGATCGGGCCGCGTCCGCAGATGCCAATCACTTCCTCGGTCGGGCCCTGCTTCTCAAGGGTGGAAGCGCGGCCGAAGCCATTCGGTTTTTGGATCGCGCCACCGAAATCGATGCCAATCGCGCCGAATATTACCTGTACGTTGGCTGGGCTGCGAACGAGCTCAATCAAGTTCAGCGCGCCGAACAAGCCATCCAACGCGCCCTGGAGCTAGACCGGGAGCTTGCCGACGCTTATTGGCAACGAGCCATTCTCTATCACAAACAAGGCCGAACGCTCGATGCGCTCGCGGATCTCCAGGTCGCCCTGGCAAAACGGCCGTCACGCTATGAAGCGTATGCCACGATGGCGCTTTGTTATCAGGACCAGGCGCGCTGGCCCGATGCAACCGCCGCGTGGATCAAAGCGATCGAGGGCAATGGATCCATCGCGGAATGGCATTATCGCCTGGGCAAAATCTACGAAGGCAATGGCAATCGCGCGGCCGCCGCGCCCGAGCTCGACAAAGCCGTCGAGCTCGTCGAGGCGAAACCGAATATGTCGCAATCGTGGCATTTCGACCTGTATTTCCTTTACGGTGAAACCATGCAAGCCACCGGGCAAAAGGAAAAAGCCCTCAAAGGCTACAAACGATACCTGCAGCTCGCACCCGTCAACAATGCCTATCGGCCCGATGCCGAGCGAGCCATCAAACTCCTCGAACCACGGGGCCCTGGGTCACACTGA
- a CDS encoding polyprenol monophosphomannose synthase has translation MSSSHDASPSDSFAKRALVCIPTYNERDNIEAITRAVLAADERVDVLVVDDNSPDGTGKLADELALTQPRIRVLHRPEKRGLGKAYLHAFREALSLGYGFVVEMDADFSHDPGRLPALIDEAQRGTHLVLGSRYVPGGGTVNWKLGRRLLSRGGSLYARTILGVDVADLTGGFKCFRREVLESIDLESIDSTGYAFQIEMTYRALMKGFSVKELPIVFEDRRVGQSKMSRTIFLEAVVVVWRLRLFG, from the coding sequence GTGTCGTCGTCTCACGATGCTTCACCGTCCGATTCGTTCGCCAAACGCGCGCTCGTTTGCATTCCCACGTACAACGAACGTGACAACATCGAAGCCATCACGCGTGCGGTTCTCGCGGCGGATGAGCGGGTCGATGTGCTCGTGGTCGACGACAATTCGCCCGACGGAACGGGAAAGCTCGCGGACGAGCTTGCGTTGACGCAGCCGCGGATTCGTGTGCTTCATCGCCCGGAAAAACGAGGGCTCGGCAAGGCGTACTTGCATGCATTTCGCGAGGCATTGTCGCTCGGATATGGGTTCGTCGTGGAAATGGATGCGGATTTTAGTCACGATCCGGGTCGATTGCCTGCATTGATCGACGAAGCGCAGCGAGGGACTCATTTGGTTCTGGGTTCACGTTATGTGCCTGGAGGAGGCACGGTGAATTGGAAATTGGGACGACGCCTCCTCAGTCGTGGAGGGTCGCTTTATGCGCGGACCATTCTCGGCGTGGACGTGGCGGATTTGACGGGCGGTTTCAAATGTTTTCGGCGTGAGGTGCTCGAATCGATCGACCTGGAATCCATCGACAGCACGGGATACGCATTTCAGATTGAAATGACGTACCGGGCATTGATGAAGGGGTTCTCCGTCAAGGAACTGCCCATCGTATTCGAAGATCGCCGCGTGGGCCAATCGAAGATGAGCCGTACGATTTTCTTGGAGGCGGTGGTGGTGGTGTGGAGGTTGAGGCTATTTGGGTAG
- a CDS encoding ABC transporter permease produces MSAQTGTNAPAGPVSRRMGDRARFRFRRLLDDPNPLWIRELRQSARLVRTPVILCVLAVLTTLLIASVGGLVSMNESPATTGYVLFQVFFSIAYFVVTFVGPGVAANAIAAEREGRTWEAVILTGLRPAVIARGKFLAAYTSIGMYVVMLAPVGALPFLFGGVTATETIVAFAFLFLIAGLAVAFGLAISSKMNSLRAALVVSLLCAVIVSLNVYGFLGVGLSYGAHSLWPGVPDGPPVWLPTAYARAPFDLTYLGLLVLLPIALAALPAWFLYEVTVANLTSITDDRSTGLKRWYAICTPIFAIATSIPIFAVDPRDRMGVCIAALSAHFVFLMMGVYLFTGDSLGPSRRVVLHWDRANIGKFKRFLGPSIVKTSTLELFVGTVALMLPTVVGLIAVPPKYSGGSYTGEILIVAVYIVGFFAFSVGFAAFLRSRTNTTLAARMLLLAVHFLVAIGPWVVAAIAGVVSSASDRSALVVAAPSPFYAFLALDALDRGKEDILVVGSVFMSAAWALFGLLFLGLAKARTAKIIAQHDAALAESDRLLAAEDAAIAEANVPAPEAPAEPPPAAEPEPVQAS; encoded by the coding sequence ATGAGCGCACAGACGGGCACGAACGCACCGGCAGGTCCCGTTTCACGGCGAATGGGGGACAGGGCACGGTTTCGTTTTCGGCGGCTTTTGGACGACCCGAATCCGCTGTGGATCCGCGAATTGCGGCAATCAGCACGCCTCGTACGGACGCCCGTCATTCTTTGCGTGCTGGCGGTGCTCACGACGCTGCTCATTGCTTCGGTCGGTGGGCTCGTATCGATGAACGAAAGCCCGGCGACGACGGGGTACGTTCTTTTTCAAGTATTTTTCTCGATTGCGTACTTCGTGGTGACGTTCGTGGGGCCAGGCGTGGCGGCGAATGCGATTGCTGCTGAACGCGAAGGACGCACGTGGGAAGCGGTGATTTTGACGGGTTTGCGGCCCGCCGTCATTGCTCGCGGCAAGTTTTTGGCGGCGTACACGTCGATTGGAATGTACGTCGTGATGCTCGCGCCGGTCGGAGCGCTTCCGTTCTTGTTCGGCGGTGTGACGGCGACCGAAACGATCGTTGCATTCGCATTCTTGTTTTTGATCGCGGGGCTTGCGGTCGCATTTGGTCTGGCGATCAGTTCGAAGATGAACAGTTTGCGAGCTGCGCTGGTCGTATCGCTTCTATGCGCGGTCATCGTGTCGCTCAACGTGTACGGGTTTCTCGGCGTGGGTTTGTCCTACGGAGCGCATTCGCTTTGGCCGGGCGTTCCCGATGGGCCTCCGGTATGGCTTCCGACAGCGTATGCTCGTGCGCCGTTCGACCTGACGTACCTCGGACTGCTCGTGCTTTTGCCCATTGCGCTCGCTGCCCTGCCCGCCTGGTTTCTCTACGAAGTGACCGTGGCGAATTTGACGAGCATCACCGACGACCGTTCTACGGGATTGAAGCGTTGGTATGCCATCTGCACGCCCATTTTTGCCATTGCGACGTCGATCCCCATTTTTGCCGTCGACCCGCGGGATCGAATGGGCGTGTGCATTGCCGCCTTGTCTGCCCACTTCGTCTTTCTGATGATGGGCGTGTATCTTTTCACCGGCGATTCTCTCGGACCTTCGCGCCGCGTGGTTCTCCATTGGGATCGGGCAAATATCGGAAAATTCAAGCGATTTCTGGGACCGAGCATCGTCAAGACCTCGACGCTCGAGCTCTTCGTCGGCACGGTTGCTCTGATGCTTCCGACGGTCGTAGGACTGATTGCCGTACCGCCCAAGTATTCGGGCGGCTCGTACACGGGCGAAATCTTGATCGTCGCCGTGTACATCGTGGGTTTCTTCGCGTTCTCCGTGGGGTTTGCCGCATTTTTGCGGTCGCGCACGAACACCACGCTCGCGGCGCGGATGCTGCTTCTCGCGGTGCATTTCCTCGTCGCGATTGGGCCGTGGGTCGTCGCGGCCATTGCGGGCGTCGTGTCGTCGGCGTCTGATCGGTCGGCGCTCGTCGTGGCCGCACCGTCTCCATTTTATGCTTTCCTTGCGCTCGATGCGCTCGATCGGGGCAAGGAAGACATTTTGGTGGTCGGTTCGGTGTTCATGTCGGCCGCGTGGGCGCTGTTCGGGCTACTCTTTTTGGGATTGGCGAAGGCGCGCACGGCGAAAATCATCGCGCAGCACGACGCGGCACTTGCGGAAAGTGATCGATTGCTGGCAGCAGAGGATGCAGCGATTGCCGAGGCCAATGTGCCGGCTCCGGAAGCGCCAGCCGAACCACCTCCGGCAGCGGAGCCGGAGCCTGTGCAAGCAAGCTGA